The following proteins are co-located in the Hypomesus transpacificus isolate Combined female chromosome 23, fHypTra1, whole genome shotgun sequence genome:
- the LOC124485713 gene encoding uncharacterized protein LOC124485713 codes for MASCRRRCLHLLGIRALCIQGQAALEGYSASRARLHWRATLHPGPGCTGGLLCIQGQAALEGYSASRARLHWRATLHPGPGCTGGLLCIQGQAALEGYSASRARLHWRATLHPGPGCTGGLLCIQGQAALECYSASRARLHWRATLHPGPGCTGVLLCIQGQAALEGYSASRARLHWRATLHPGPGCTGGLLCIQGQAALEGYSASRARLHWRATLHPGPGCTGGLLCIQGLQRPS; via the coding sequence TTCATCTTCTCGGGATAAGGGCCCTCTGCATCCAGGGCCAGGCTGCACTGGAGGGCTACTCTGCATCCAGGGCCAGGCTGCACTGGAGGGCTACTCTGCATCCAGGGCCAGGCTGCACTGGAGGGCTACTCTGCATCCAGGGCCAGGCTGCACTGGAGGGCTACTCTGCATCCAGGGCCAGGCTGCACTGGAGGGCTACTCTGCATCCAGGGCCAGGCTGCACTGGAGGGCTACTCTGCATCCAGGGCCAGGCTGCACTGGAGGGCTACTCTGCATCCAGGGCCAGGCTGCACTGGAGGGCTACTCTGCATCCAGGGCCAGGCTGCACTGGAGGGCTACTCTGCATCCAGGGCCAGGCTGCACTGGAGTGCTACTCTGCATCCAGGGCCAGGCTGCACTGGAGGGCTACTCTGCATCCAGGGCCAGGCTGCACTGGAGTGCTACTCTGCATCCAGGGCCAGGCTGCACTGGAGGGCTACTCTGCATCCAGGGCCAGGCTGCACTGGAGGGCTACTCTGCATCCAGGGCCAGGCTGCACTGGAGGGCTACTCTGCATCCAGGGCCAGGCTGCACTGGAGGGCTACTCTGCATCCAGGGCCAGGCTGCACTGGAGGGCTACTCTGCATCCAGGGCCAGGCTGCACTGGAGGGCTACTCTGCATCCAGGGCCTCCAGAGACCCTCCTGA